TATTGAATCAATAGAAAAGGAATTTTTGCAGGGATTTTTTCAAGGGAGAGGTTCTTTTTATATTATAGATAATAAGGGCGATATCTTGATGTGTTCTGAATCTTTGGATGAAAATAGTTTTGAAAATTTATATGATAAAATTGGACACGAAGAAAGTAATGAAAAAAATTCAAAAAAGATTATTGAGGAAATTAAATCAAGCTTAGTTATAGGTAAGGTTGGAACTGTAAAATCTGTTTTTGATGGTGAAACAAAGTATATTAGTTATGCAACAATTCATAATCCATATACATCATGGAATTTGGTATCTATTGTTGACGAAGAAGTCATTTTAAATAAAATTCATAAAATGGTAACAAAAGCGTTTGTTCTTTGTAGTGTAGTAATCTTATTGTTTTTAATTATGGCCGGATATATCTTTAGAATGGAGGAGAAAACAAAGCACGAATTGGAGCAACTGGCTTATACAGATTCTTTAACTAAAATTAATAATGTACATAGATTTTATATAAAGGCATCCGAAATTTTAAGGCGTAATAAAGATATTGCTTATTCAATTATCTGTATAGATGTAAATAATTTTAAATATATTAATGAAACCTATGGATATAAGATTGGAGATCAGCTACTTATCCAAATAGCACAGAAATTGAGTGATACTTTTAAGGATGATGAAATTTGTGCCAGGATAAATAATGATCATTTTGTAGTTTTAATTAAAAGTGTTTTTGAAAATCCGGAAGTTAAATACCAAAGCTTAGAACGAGCTTTCTTAAATGAAATTAATCAGGGAATAATTAAATATCCGATTTCCTTTTCTGTAGGAGTTTATCGTGTAGAAGATAAAAGTGAAGCAGTCATTTCAATGGTAGATAAAGCTTTGCTAACTTTAAAGAATATAAAGAAAAGAAAAAATATTTATTTTGCATATTATAGTAATGATTTATTGCAAAAATTTATAAAAAATAATCAAATTGAAAATATGATGCAACCTGCGTTGGACAATCAGGAGTTTAAAGTTTTTTTGCAGCCGAAAATTGATTTACACACCTTATCTATTATCGGTGCAGAGGCTTTAGTACGCTGGGTGTCTCCATCAAAAGGTTTTATGCAGCCAGATGATTTTATTCCACTCTTTGAGAAGAATGGCTTTATTGTAGAACTAGATTTTTACGTATTAGAAGAGTGTTGTAAAAAGATTCGCGAATGGATAGATAACGGGATAGAGCCAATTCCTATCTCGGTAAATCAATCACGCATTAATTTAGATGATCCCTTTTATGTTGAAAAATTAAATGATATACTTCAAAAATATGAATTGCCAGTAAATCTTATAGAGATTGAATTAACAGAAGGGATGTTTTCATCTAGTAATACGAAGTTGGTTAAAATAATGGAACGGATGCGCAAAATTGGCTTTAGCATCTCTATGGATGATTTTGGGTCGGGATATTCATCTTTAAATTTATTAAAAGAAATACCGGTGGATATTTTGAAAATTGATAAAGTCTTTTTAGATGAAACTGCAAATTCTCGTAAGAGTAGGATTATTATTTCACAGGTTGTATCTATGGCAAGAAAACTCGGGATGAAGGTTGTTTGTGAGGGTGTAGAAAATGAAGAACAGGCAGCTTTCTTGCGAAAGATTCATTGCGATTTTGCCCAAGGATATTTATATGCTAAGCCGATGACTATTGCTGATTTTGAAGAGTATAGAGACAGAAATTTAAAAGAAGTTGGATTTAAATAATAAAAAGGCTGTGCCTAGGGCACAGCCTTTTTATTATAAAGCGAAGTGTTTTTTCGTTAGCTCTATCCATTTTCGCGTAGCGAAAGATAGATACTTATCTTTTTTCCAAATTAAGGCTAAATTCCACGGGATAATCGTTTTCTCGAGTTTAACGCTAACAAGCCTATCATCTAAATCCTTGCAAATTGTTTCTGGCAAGAGTGCGATTCCTAGACTTTCAGCGACCATTTCAGCGATAAAATCCCAGTGGGAGCTTTGGCAAACAACTCTAGGTGAAAAGCCATTTACTCTGCATTGTTCATAAATCAAGTCGTTCAAAGAAAAATCATTGCTGTATAAAATAAAATTTTGGTCGTTTAATTCAGGCAATTCAATAGATGATCTATTAGCTAATGGATGTGTGGCAGGTAATACCACTTGTAGAGCTTCTTTTAGAAAAGAAAAAGAAATGATATCTTCTTCTGATATCGGCAATGCAATGACACCAATATCAAGAAGCCCATTTTTGACATCAAGTTCAATTTGCTTTGAACCAACTTCAATTAATTTAATTGTTACTTTAGGATAGTGTTTCTTAAATCTGCGTAATATTTTTGGGAAAAAATTGGCGCCTATCATTGGCGGAAGACCAACGATAATTTGTCCATGCTGAATATTTACAACATCGTGAATCTCATTTGACAAATCGTTAAATTCACTAACAACGAGCTGAGCACGTTTAAATACAGCATACCCTACATCCGTTAACTCAATTTGACGTCCAGACCGCTCAAAGAGTGTTACGCCTAATTCATTTTCTAGTGTTTTAATCACCTTACTTATCGATGGTTGGCTGACGTGAAGAATTTGAGATGCTTTTGTAAAGCTTTTTTGCCTAGCAACTTCGATAAAATAGTTTAAATGTAAAATGTCCATTATAAAAATCCTCTTTTTAAAATTTATCCGATGATGAAATCAATCATCTAACGAAATAAGCAATTCACATAAAATCAAAGATTTTGGTTCTCTGCTTATAAAACTCTACCCATAGGGCACATGCGATCGGCTAACTTCCTAGATAAGTACAGTAGGCTTCAGATGGAGTTGTAGCTCCATTTGGATCAAGACTTACCTTATTATAACTTAAACGCATAATAGATATATATAACAAGTATTTTATTATTCCTGCAAAATCGGTTAAAGTATAATCCATACGAAAAAGACAAGTTGTTAATTATATATAATATTTATGATTGATTAACTCGAAGATAATATATTTTCGTTTCAGATAAGAATTTTACAGCCAAATGATTACTTGGCTAAGGATAGTATTGGAGTGTTTAAGATGAAATTATTAATGATGATTATGCAAATTTGCTTATTATGCTTGATTAGTTTGTTCGGCAATTTTGTTGCAGAACATTTAGCAATTGGGATTCCTGGGAATATTATAGGAATGTTTTTGTTGCTTTTATTATTACAGCAAAAAATCATATCCATGGATAAAATTGAAATGGGAGCGAACTTTTTGATTGCTGAATTATTACTCTTCTTTATCCCGTCTGCAATTGGTGTGATTCAATTTCAAGAGGCGCTTCAACAAGAGTGGTTGCAAATCGTTTTTGTTATTGTAGCAAGCACTCTTGCTGTATTGTTGTTTGTGGCTGTTGCGACTGAAAGTGCCTTAAAGCGGAAAGTGGCAAAGGAGTGAGTATAGTGTTTATCATTGCCTCTATTTTATTAACCGTTATTATATATTTAGTTTCAAAAAGAATTTATATAAAAACGGGGAAGATGGTTTTTTCACCAATTATTTTATGTCCAGTTATTATTATTGCTTTTTTAATGTTTTTTCATATTCCCTATGAATCTTATGCAAAGGGTGGCAATTGGCTAAGCTATATGCTACAGCCAGCGACAGTGGCTTTGGCTGTGCCAATGTATAAATATCGTGCGACGGTTAAGAAATATTTATTTGAAATTATGATTAGTGTAACAGGCGGGGCGATTGTAGCAATTGTAAGCTCAATGTTGATTGCACAATTCTTAGGAGTAAACTCTACCTTTGTTACGAGTTTGGCACCCCGTTCTGTAACGACACCAATTGCGATGAGTGTGTCAGAAATAATCGGGGGCAATCCTTCGATTACGGCTGTATTTGTTATTTGCACAGGGATTATTGGAGCTGTACTAACTTCTGTTATCTTAAAGTATCTGCCAATAAAAAATCCAGTTACAAAAGGAATGTTGTTTGGGATATCCGCTCATGGTACAGGAACATCAAAAGCCTATGAAGCAGGGCAAGTCGAAGGAACAATTGCAAGTTTAGCTATGATTTTCATGGGAATTATTACAACAGTTATTGCACCAGAAGTAGTCGATTTATGTGTTCATATTTTAGTAAAATAAAAAGAAGCGTTTTAGATTTATCTAGAACGCTTCTTTTTAAATTTTTTATTCTATTACACGATGAGCGAAAATGTCTTCAATGACAAGTTTGATAATGACCATACAAGGCACTGCTAAAAACATTCCTAGTGCACCTAATAGTTGACCTCCTAAGAGAATCCCCAGCATAATTGCTACAGGATGCAGGTTGAGAGATTTACCAATTAAATAAGGATAAACAATATTATGATTGACTTGTGTCAAGATAAGATAGAAAAATAAAGTTTCTATTCCATAAGAAATAGATAGCGTTGCTGCAAAGAGTGATCCAGCAGCAGAGGCAATGGTAGGTCCGACGACAGGAATGAACTCTCCGATAGCAGAAAGTACGGCGAATACAGATGCGTAAGGAATGCCCATAATGGAGAAATAAGCAAATACACATATTCCTGTGATTGAGCAAACGAGTAGTTGACCACGGATATAATGAATTAGGGCTAAAATAATTTGATTGAATAACGTAATGATACGTGTTTTATCTTTTTGAGGAAATAAACTAGCAAGGTAAAGTTTTATTTGTTTACCGTCTTTTAATAAATAGAAAGTAACAAATAGAATAATAATTAAGTCTAATACCTTGGAGAATAAATCAAACACAATATCAAGAGAGGATTTTAAAGCAGTTACGCTAAAGCTAGCGAAATTTTTAAAAATTGTATCTAACTCTTGATTGAAATTGTTGATAGATGCAAAGATAGGAAGATTCTTCATATCATTTGCCATGGATGGTAGATCTGCGATAAAACTCATTAAATTAGGAATGAAAGTCTGAGATATGGTGATAAATAAGTAACTTAGTAACGTGATAAATACGCCTAAAACCCCAGCAGCAGCTAAGCCTCGAGGCACTTTTTTTGTAGTTAACTTATCTACCGTAGAATTGAGAAGAACGGTTAATAGAAGCGATAGAAAAATTACCATCGCAACGGAGCGTAAAAACCAAAACATTGAAAATAGTACAAGAAGGCTTACGCTGACGAGAATAGAAGTCTGATACTGTGACCACATAGATAAGCACCCCATATATATAAAATTAAGAATAATTATATATTATTTTTATTATTTCGTATAGTGAGGGAAAATATTTTCAATAAGAGAAAAATAATTGTAAAAAAGACTTGAATGTATTTTGTATACAGAGTACAATATAAGTATAAAATATTTATCATACGATAAACGAAATTGATGCGTAAAGAAAAGAAAGAATTGGTCATAATAGAACTGGAGGGACAAAATATGAGATTAGAACACGATTTTTTAGGAGATATGGAAGTACCAGATGATGCATATTATGGTGTACAAACATTAAGAGCTATGGAAAACTTCAGTATTACAGGTGAAAAATTGGATGCTGATTTTATTGTTGCCATGGCAATTGTAAAGAAAGCGGCGGCGCTTGCAAATATAGCAACAGGAAGATTAGATCCGAAAATTGGTGCTGCGTTAGTTACAGCAGCTGATGAAGTAATTGCGGGCAAACTCCATGACCAATTTCCCGTAGATCCGATTCAAGGCGGAGCAGGGACATCGATTAATATGAATACAAATGAAGTATTAGTAAACCGTGCGTTAGAATTAATTGGTGAAGCAAAAGGACGATACGATATTATTTCGCCAAACAATCATGCTAATATGGCGCAGTCAACAAATGATGCTTTTCCAACAGGAATTAAAGTATGTATTATTAGAAAAAGCAAAAGCTTATTGAAAGCATTAAATTATTTAGCAGATACATTAGATAAAAAAGCAGTTGAATTTAAAGATGTATTAAAAATGGGTCGTACTCACTTGCAAGATGCGATTCCTATTACATTAGGACAAGAATTTGCATCTTATGCATCGGCAGTTAGACGTGGTATTAAACGTATTGAAAGTGCAATGCTTAGCATCCATACGATTAATATGGGCGCAACTGCAATTGGTACAGGCTTGAACGCTGAACCGGAATACATTGTTGAAGTAGCACGTCAATTGGCAGAAATTACAGGTGAGCCATTTGTAACAGCTACAAATCTAATTGATGCAACGAACAATACGGATGGATTTGCCGATGTGTCTGCATCTTTAAAAATTACTGCGCTAGTATTAATTAAAATGGCAAATGATTTCCGTTTGATGGCATCTGGTCCTCGTTGTGGGTTAAACGAAATCAAATTACCTCCTCGTCAACCGGGGTCTTCGATTATGCCTGGGAAAGTAAATCCAGTTATGCCGGAAGTATTAAATCAAACTTGTTATCAAGTATTGGGTAATGACGTTGCCGTTGGGATGGGTGTAGAAAATGGACAATTTGAATTAAATGTTATGGAACCAGTGATTGCGTTTAATATATTTAATTCGATGCGTTATTTGACAAATGCAGTAAATAAATTTACAAAACTTTGTGTGGAAAATGTTCAAGCAAATGAAGAGCAATGTCAAATGTGGTTAGACCGTAGTGTGGGTATTGTAACAGCACTTCTTCCACATATAGGTTACGAAAATTCTTCCATGCTTGCAAAAGAAGCTTATAATACAGGCAGACCAATTCGCGAAATTATCTTAGAAAAAGGTTTACTCACGAAAGAAGCGATGGATCATATTCTTTCACCGGAAGAAATGACGCATCCTGGTATTGCAGGTAAAGATTTGCTTGAAAAAGAATAATATCCTCTCCATTTTTTGACTGCTGGCTAGTGCTAGCAGTCTTTTTTGTGTCATATAACGTATGGAGGTGATACGTTTGCGACGCGGTGTTGTATTGAGAAGCGCTTGGAAAATGGGGCGCGGGTATTTTTTTTCAGAAAGTAAAAAAGAGGCTTGGTTATTGCTTCTTATCGTAATAAGTTTAAACTTATTTTTAGTATATATCACAGTTGAATTAAATATTTGGCAAGGAAACTTCTATCAAGTTCTGCAGTTGAAAGATCATAGAGGCTTTTTAGAAGCAATTGCTATTTATGCAGGATTAGCGATTATTTTAATCGTAGTCAAAGGGGCACAGACCTATTTTCGGCTGCTCTTACAAATTAATTGGCGAAGGTGGCTGACAAAAGAATATCTAAGGCGGTGGCTGGATAGAAAATCATATTATCGGCTTCAATTTGTTCATAAAGATTATGCAGACAATCCTGATCAACGGATTAGTGAAGATGTAGATTTATTTGTATCGCTTACTTTACGACTATCTTTAGATTGTTTGCATGATATGATTACGGTGATTTCTTTCGTTGTGATTTTATGGAACCTATCTGGACTTTTGGTTGTAGCAATTTTTGGCTATACTTTCATGATTCAGGGGTATATGGTTTGGGCAGCGTTTATTTATGCTATTTTTGGAACGTATTTTACGGTGAAGTTTGGTAAGCCGCTAATTCAATTAGACTATGATAAACAAAAATATGAAGCGGATTTTCGTTATAGTTTAATTCGTGTAAGAGAATATTCGGAAAGTATTGCTTTATATGGTGGTGAACTCGCTGAAGAAAAAAATTGCCTAGCGCATTTTTCTTATTTAGTACGAAACTTTCGACAGATTATTCAAGTGCGAAAGCAATTAACGTGGCTGACGACAGCCTATGCACATATTGCTGTTGTGTTTGCAGTTGCCGCTGCATCACCGAGATATTTTGCGGGAAAAATTCAATTGGGACAATTGTTTCAAATTACAGATGCATTTTATCATGTACAAAATGGTTTGTCTTTTATTATTGACAGTTTTACAAAAGTGGCGCATTGGCGTGCAGTTGTAAATCGTTTGAATGGATTTCTTGTGAGTATGGAAGAGTTGGACATAAAAATGATTTCATCTAGTCGAGGGGAATGCAAAATTGGCAGCGATATTCACTTGTCACAGGTATCTATTTATAAACCTGATAAAATTGTATTAATCAAGGGATTAAAGTTACATTTACCGAAGAGTAAAAGTCTAATCGTTACTGGTGCATCCGGATGTGGGAAAAGTACATTAGTGAAAACATTAGCTGGCTTATGGAAAAACTATGATGGAAATGTGTCAATTCCAAATCCAAGAGAAAGTTTATTTGTTCCACAAAAGCCATATATGCCAATTGATACGCTTAGGAACGCCTTGTTTTATCCAGATATTAAAAGAAAAATAACGGATGAAGAAATTGGCAGTTTATTAGAAAAGTGTTGTTTGCCTAGTTTTAAAAATCGCTTGAATGAATTTGGCGACTGGGGAAAAATTCTATCATTAGGTGAACAACAGAGAATTGCTTTCGTTCGAATTTTGATTCATCAACCGAAGTGGTTGTTTTTAGATGAAGCGACTTCGGCACTTGATGAAGTGAATCAAGAAATCATGTATGGGCTGGTTAAAAAATTTTTACCAGATACGGCAATTATCAGTGTTGGGCACCGTCAAAGTATTATGAGATATCATCAATTATGTTTAAATATCGAAAAAGACACAAGCTGGAGTTTGAAAGCAGTAAAAATATAGAGATATTTTTACTATAAAACAGTCAAATAAAAATAATAAATGAAAAAGATGATTTCTGCCGTCAGCAGAAGTCATCTTTTCATTTTATGTAGAGAAAATTTATTGAATGAAAACGATAGTAAATGAAAAATATATTGATAAATAGAGTTAATTTATATACAATGTAAGATAATTAGTAGATGCTTTAGATTTTGTAAAATATTTTGTGATGCAGAAATTTTGCAAAGAAAATATTTAAATGAGTTATAAGTACTTAATGTAAAGTAGAAATAAAAATGAATGAACTAAAAGTATTCTGTCAATGAAGTTGAAAGGTACTGTAAATGTATTAAAGAGCAGTGATAGGAGGGATTGAAATGGAGAAAAAACGGCAGAGTAAAGATGTGATTATTATTGGTGGTGGTGTTGCTGGTCTTACTGCGGCACTTTATGTTGGTCGAATGAATTTAGATGTTTTGGTACTTGAATCTGAACTTGTTGGCGGGCAGATTATCAATGCATATGGAATTGAAAACTATCCTGGGTTTGCCTCTATTAAAGGCAGTGAATTAGTTGAAACAGTCCAAAAGCAGGCGGAAGAGTTTGGAGCAGTCATTGATGAATTTGATAAGATAAAGTCAGTTGAGCTTACAGGTAAGATAAAAATAATAGAAACAGAAAGTTATATTTATGAAACTAAGGTCGTGATTATTGCTTCAGGGATGACACGCCGTAAATTACCAGTTGATAATGAAGCAAAATATCTTGGCAAAGGAATTCATTATTGTGAGCTTTGTGATGGACACATGTATCAAGATAAAACGATTGCGGTTGTCGGTGGTGGTAATGCAGCAGTTGATGCAGCGAATTTCTTGACT
This genomic interval from Selenobaculum gibii contains the following:
- a CDS encoding bifunctional diguanylate cyclase/phosphodiesterase: MNNKARYNHCQIWFVGLFISIACILSCGLYIYNIQSDMEDDVLRDIRNLMLRNSLAIANKLNDQSKLTEMLAAGLEQRNYSNENEYALFLNSIVMDGAFERVGVFDKNGDMFTSDKKKLNIADEPQYKESMEGRFSISQPINDKIGDKKIIVFTAPILSKNRAYGGIVLAKSIESIEKEFLQGFFQGRGSFYIIDNKGDILMCSESLDENSFENLYDKIGHEESNEKNSKKIIEEIKSSLVIGKVGTVKSVFDGETKYISYATIHNPYTSWNLVSIVDEEVILNKIHKMVTKAFVLCSVVILLFLIMAGYIFRMEEKTKHELEQLAYTDSLTKINNVHRFYIKASEILRRNKDIAYSIICIDVNNFKYINETYGYKIGDQLLIQIAQKLSDTFKDDEICARINNDHFVVLIKSVFENPEVKYQSLERAFLNEINQGIIKYPISFSVGVYRVEDKSEAVISMVDKALLTLKNIKKRKNIYFAYYSNDLLQKFIKNNQIENMMQPALDNQEFKVFLQPKIDLHTLSIIGAEALVRWVSPSKGFMQPDDFIPLFEKNGFIVELDFYVLEECCKKIREWIDNGIEPIPISVNQSRINLDDPFYVEKLNDILQKYELPVNLIEIELTEGMFSSSNTKLVKIMERMRKIGFSISMDDFGSGYSSLNLLKEIPVDILKIDKVFLDETANSRKSRIIISQVVSMARKLGMKVVCEGVENEEQAAFLRKIHCDFAQGYLYAKPMTIADFEEYRDRNLKEVGFK
- a CDS encoding LysR family transcriptional regulator, whose amino-acid sequence is MDILHLNYFIEVARQKSFTKASQILHVSQPSISKVIKTLENELGVTLFERSGRQIELTDVGYAVFKRAQLVVSEFNDLSNEIHDVVNIQHGQIIVGLPPMIGANFFPKILRRFKKHYPKVTIKLIEVGSKQIELDVKNGLLDIGVIALPISEEDIISFSFLKEALQVVLPATHPLANRSSIELPELNDQNFILYSNDFSLNDLIYEQCRVNGFSPRVVCQSSHWDFIAEMVAESLGIALLPETICKDLDDRLVSVKLEKTIIPWNLALIWKKDKYLSFATRKWIELTKKHFAL
- a CDS encoding CidA/LrgA family protein, producing MKLLMMIMQICLLCLISLFGNFVAEHLAIGIPGNIIGMFLLLLLLQQKIISMDKIEMGANFLIAELLLFFIPSAIGVIQFQEALQQEWLQIVFVIVASTLAVLLFVAVATESALKRKVAKE
- a CDS encoding LrgB family protein, whose translation is MSIVFIIASILLTVIIYLVSKRIYIKTGKMVFSPIILCPVIIIAFLMFFHIPYESYAKGGNWLSYMLQPATVALAVPMYKYRATVKKYLFEIMISVTGGAIVAIVSSMLIAQFLGVNSTFVTSLAPRSVTTPIAMSVSEIIGGNPSITAVFVICTGIIGAVLTSVILKYLPIKNPVTKGMLFGISAHGTGTSKAYEAGQVEGTIASLAMIFMGIITTVIAPEVVDLCVHILVK
- a CDS encoding AI-2E family transporter, which codes for MWSQYQTSILVSVSLLVLFSMFWFLRSVAMVIFLSLLLTVLLNSTVDKLTTKKVPRGLAAAGVLGVFITLLSYLFITISQTFIPNLMSFIADLPSMANDMKNLPIFASINNFNQELDTIFKNFASFSVTALKSSLDIVFDLFSKVLDLIIILFVTFYLLKDGKQIKLYLASLFPQKDKTRIITLFNQIILALIHYIRGQLLVCSITGICVFAYFSIMGIPYASVFAVLSAIGEFIPVVGPTIASAAGSLFAATLSISYGIETLFFYLILTQVNHNIVYPYLIGKSLNLHPVAIMLGILLGGQLLGALGMFLAVPCMVIIKLVIEDIFAHRVIE
- a CDS encoding aspartate ammonia-lyase translates to MRLEHDFLGDMEVPDDAYYGVQTLRAMENFSITGEKLDADFIVAMAIVKKAAALANIATGRLDPKIGAALVTAADEVIAGKLHDQFPVDPIQGGAGTSINMNTNEVLVNRALELIGEAKGRYDIISPNNHANMAQSTNDAFPTGIKVCIIRKSKSLLKALNYLADTLDKKAVEFKDVLKMGRTHLQDAIPITLGQEFASYASAVRRGIKRIESAMLSIHTINMGATAIGTGLNAEPEYIVEVARQLAEITGEPFVTATNLIDATNNTDGFADVSASLKITALVLIKMANDFRLMASGPRCGLNEIKLPPRQPGSSIMPGKVNPVMPEVLNQTCYQVLGNDVAVGMGVENGQFELNVMEPVIAFNIFNSMRYLTNAVNKFTKLCVENVQANEEQCQMWLDRSVGIVTALLPHIGYENSSMLAKEAYNTGRPIREIILEKGLLTKEAMDHILSPEEMTHPGIAGKDLLEKE
- a CDS encoding ABC transporter ATP-binding protein/permease — protein: MRRGVVLRSAWKMGRGYFFSESKKEAWLLLLIVISLNLFLVYITVELNIWQGNFYQVLQLKDHRGFLEAIAIYAGLAIILIVVKGAQTYFRLLLQINWRRWLTKEYLRRWLDRKSYYRLQFVHKDYADNPDQRISEDVDLFVSLTLRLSLDCLHDMITVISFVVILWNLSGLLVVAIFGYTFMIQGYMVWAAFIYAIFGTYFTVKFGKPLIQLDYDKQKYEADFRYSLIRVREYSESIALYGGELAEEKNCLAHFSYLVRNFRQIIQVRKQLTWLTTAYAHIAVVFAVAAASPRYFAGKIQLGQLFQITDAFYHVQNGLSFIIDSFTKVAHWRAVVNRLNGFLVSMEELDIKMISSSRGECKIGSDIHLSQVSIYKPDKIVLIKGLKLHLPKSKSLIVTGASGCGKSTLVKTLAGLWKNYDGNVSIPNPRESLFVPQKPYMPIDTLRNALFYPDIKRKITDEEIGSLLEKCCLPSFKNRLNEFGDWGKILSLGEQQRIAFVRILIHQPKWLFLDEATSALDEVNQEIMYGLVKKFLPDTAIISVGHRQSIMRYHQLCLNIEKDTSWSLKAVKI
- a CDS encoding NAD(P)/FAD-dependent oxidoreductase codes for the protein MEKKRQSKDVIIIGGGVAGLTAALYVGRMNLDVLVLESELVGGQIINAYGIENYPGFASIKGSELVETVQKQAEEFGAVIDEFDKIKSVELTGKIKIIETESYIYETKVVIIASGMTRRKLPVDNEAKYLGKGIHYCELCDGHMYQDKTIAVVGGGNAAVDAANFLTKYAKKLYLIQRSDILTADDISQEKLKQHSIVEFLFNSEIKSLQGEESLEAISIYNRNEQKEIDIPVDGVFVNIGVVPNTDMFKGVLELDESGHIIAGEDCRTNLPGVFAAGDVRTKLIRQLTTAAADGTIAALLSEKYLESLKEEK